Proteins encoded within one genomic window of Ideonella dechloratans:
- the orn gene encoding oligoribonuclease has translation MTETTLTKHENNLIWIDLEMTGLKPESDRIIEIAVIVTDPLLTVRVEGPVFAIHQSDAVLDAMDAWNKGTHGKSGLIDRVKASTIDEAQAEARMIEFLSAYVPAGKSPMCGNSICQDRRFMANTMKGLEAFFHYRNLDVSTLKELARRWKPAALEGLVKANKHTALADIHESIDELLHYRRTFLAV, from the coding sequence ATGACCGAGACCACGCTGACCAAGCATGAGAACAACCTGATCTGGATCGACCTGGAAATGACCGGGTTGAAGCCGGAGTCCGACCGCATCATCGAGATCGCGGTGATCGTGACCGACCCGTTGCTGACGGTGCGGGTGGAGGGCCCGGTGTTTGCGATCCACCAGAGCGACGCCGTCCTGGACGCGATGGATGCCTGGAACAAGGGCACCCACGGCAAGAGCGGCCTGATCGACCGCGTCAAGGCCTCCACCATCGACGAGGCCCAGGCCGAGGCCCGGATGATCGAGTTTCTGTCGGCCTATGTGCCGGCCGGCAAGAGCCCGATGTGCGGCAACTCCATCTGCCAGGACCGGCGCTTCATGGCCAACACCATGAAGGGCCTGGAGGCCTTCTTCCACTACCGCAACCTGGACGTCAGCACCCTCAAGGAGCTGGCCCGCCGCTGGAAGCCGGCTGCGCTGGAAGGCCTGGTGAAGGCCAACAAGCACACCGCGCTGGCCGACATCCATGAGTCCATCGACGAGCTGCTGCACTACCGCCGGACCTTCCTGGCGGTGTGA
- a CDS encoding heme-dependent oxidative N-demethylase subunit alpha family protein: MPFDFEHAVTAPFRMQPGLRKLAEGSVQFTPNHPASPHLREKLAVLCSQPEQALQIEPGFDALPALHAAMRQAAQEHPAALTLSSDGQLLAHALGWSVDDRGEVAALHPQAPQNIGQCLKALPASWRQAALFSLAIEEDLAIVDGRRASLPWLAVALPSHWDPRQKIGRHFAEVHAPVADNAVLVAAGEHLMKLVTGPQRWERFVWNVTRHPGLDAHPQRTPPTHWPADLDEAALSQHTWFRSERQTFIPLPERGQAVFTIRVAVRPLAQAVDTPARAQRLHDAIASMSPAALAYRQLTEARPGLLRWLAARAACADSASTP; this comes from the coding sequence ATGCCCTTCGATTTCGAGCACGCCGTCACCGCCCCCTTCCGCATGCAGCCCGGGCTGCGCAAGCTGGCAGAGGGCAGCGTCCAGTTCACCCCCAACCACCCGGCGTCGCCCCATCTGCGAGAGAAGCTGGCCGTCCTGTGCAGCCAGCCCGAGCAGGCCCTGCAGATCGAACCGGGCTTCGATGCGCTGCCGGCCCTGCACGCGGCGATGCGCCAGGCCGCGCAGGAACATCCGGCCGCCCTGACGCTGTCCAGCGATGGCCAGCTGTTGGCCCATGCCCTGGGCTGGTCGGTGGATGACCGGGGTGAGGTGGCGGCGCTGCACCCGCAGGCGCCCCAGAACATCGGACAGTGCCTGAAGGCCCTGCCGGCATCCTGGCGCCAGGCCGCCCTGTTCAGCCTGGCCATCGAGGAAGACCTGGCCATCGTCGACGGCCGGCGCGCCAGCCTGCCCTGGCTGGCGGTGGCCCTGCCCTCGCACTGGGACCCGCGCCAGAAGATCGGCCGCCACTTCGCCGAGGTCCACGCCCCGGTGGCCGACAACGCGGTCCTGGTGGCCGCGGGCGAGCATCTGATGAAGCTGGTCACCGGCCCCCAGCGCTGGGAACGCTTCGTCTGGAACGTGACCCGCCACCCCGGGCTGGACGCCCATCCGCAGCGCACGCCGCCCACACACTGGCCCGCCGACCTGGACGAGGCCGCGCTGAGCCAACACACCTGGTTCCGCAGCGAGCGCCAGACCTTCATCCCGCTGCCCGAGCGGGGCCAGGCCGTCTTCACCATCCGGGTGGCCGTGCGGCCGCTGGCCCAGGCGGTGGACACGCCGGCCCGTGCGCAGCGCCTGCACGATGCCATCGCCAGCATGAGCCCGGCGGCGCTGGCCTACCGGCAGCTCACCGAAGCCCGCCCCGGCCTGCTGCGCTGGCTGGCGGCGCGGGCAGCCTGCGCGGACAGCGCCTCCACGCCATGA
- the earP gene encoding elongation factor P maturation arginine rhamnosyltransferase EarP yields the protein MFHAVTPARPAPAAWCWDIFCRVIDNHGDLGVCWRLARDLAAHGQRLRLWVDDPAALRWMAPEGHPQIEVRHWTMDTPWPEPGDVVVEAFGCDPPEAFVARMAAAARPPVWVNLEYLSAEDYVERSHRLRSPQRCGLDKWFFYPGFTPATGGLLREDGLLAEQARFDAAAWLAAHGIAPRPGERLVSLFCYPQERIPALLSALADAPTLLLTTPGPATTLSEALPLPAGLRRQALPWLPQPDYDRLLWACELNLVRGEDSFVRAQWAGRPFLWQIYPQDDGVHADKLAAFLRRHLAAAPPALAEAITGLMRSWNGLTPAGSAWPPLPPLADWQRCTLAWRAELLAQPPLARQLLEFVMEKR from the coding sequence ATGTTCCACGCTGTCACACCCGCCCGACCTGCCCCTGCCGCCTGGTGCTGGGACATCTTCTGCCGCGTGATCGACAACCACGGCGACCTGGGCGTGTGCTGGCGCCTGGCCCGCGATCTGGCCGCGCACGGCCAGCGGCTGCGCCTGTGGGTGGACGACCCCGCCGCCCTGCGCTGGATGGCGCCCGAGGGCCACCCCCAGATCGAGGTGCGGCACTGGACGATGGACACCCCCTGGCCCGAACCGGGCGACGTCGTCGTGGAGGCCTTCGGCTGCGACCCGCCGGAAGCCTTTGTGGCCCGCATGGCCGCCGCCGCCCGCCCCCCGGTGTGGGTCAACCTGGAATACCTGAGCGCCGAGGACTACGTCGAGCGCTCGCACCGCCTGCGCTCGCCGCAGCGCTGCGGGCTGGACAAGTGGTTCTTCTACCCCGGCTTCACCCCCGCCACCGGCGGCCTGCTGCGCGAGGACGGCCTGCTGGCCGAGCAGGCCCGCTTCGACGCCGCGGCCTGGCTGGCCGCCCACGGCATCGCGCCACGCCCCGGCGAGCGCCTGGTCAGCCTGTTCTGCTATCCGCAGGAGCGCATCCCCGCGCTGTTGTCCGCCCTGGCGGATGCCCCCACCCTGCTGCTGACCACGCCCGGCCCGGCCACCACGCTGAGCGAGGCCCTGCCCCTGCCAGCCGGCCTGCGGCGCCAAGCCCTGCCTTGGCTGCCCCAGCCCGACTACGACCGGCTGCTCTGGGCCTGCGAGCTCAACCTGGTGCGGGGCGAGGACTCCTTCGTGCGGGCGCAATGGGCCGGCCGCCCCTTCCTCTGGCAGATCTACCCCCAGGACGACGGCGTGCATGCCGACAAGCTGGCGGCCTTCCTGCGCCGCCACCTGGCCGCTGCACCGCCCGCTCTGGCAGAAGCCATCACCGGGCTGATGCGGTCCTGGAATGGCCTGACGCCGGCGGGCTCTGCCTGGCCACCCCTGCCACCGCTGGCGGACTGGCAGCGCTGCACGCTCGCCTGGCGTGCCGAATTGCTCGCCCAGCCCCCCTTGGCCCGGCAGCTCCTCGAGTTCGTCATGGAAAAGCGCTAA
- the mnmC gene encoding FAD-dependent 5-carboxymethylaminomethyl-2-thiouridine(34) oxidoreductase MnmC — MKTQAIVEAQIDFDHPGHDGLAWAPGFQDVYHARDGAFAQARHVFLRGNGLPGRWQGRGRFAILETGFGLGNNFLATWAAWRDDPQRCERLVFVSMEKHPPRREDLARAHATSPAPALAAQLLAQWPPATPDLHVLDFEGGRVRLLLALGDVATWWPELSGQIDACYLDGFAPAQNPAMWDAHLLRHATRLGAPDLTAATWSIARVVRDGLQGAGFALERAPGFGSKRDMLVARRHPLPAQALARGIPPGRQAAPQARTALVIGAGLAGAAAARALAAQGLSVTVLERHVAPAQETSGNRAGLFHGVAHAHDGAHAQLLRAAALRAHQLIAPLVASGQVAGNPNGLWRGGGEPADWAQLQAAVQAQGLPAAYLRPLSRDEAVEPLGLAPAGPGWWYPQGGWACPADLVRAWLDSPGVRVLGQQDVQALAPREGGGWRALCAAEANGPGAMLAEADVVVVAGAADGLALLRPWTGVDDWPRVRSRGQVSCLSAELAAALQLPAPRHPLASGGYGIGLPPEAGGGLLCGATSQPGDEDPALRLSDHLSNVGQWDRLLGRSPDAGEQARREALLATAMAQGALTGRVGWRLACDDRLPLVGPVPLPAAQRTGLTRQEQPRRVPRVPGLYVLSALGSRGITLAPLLGEVLAAWITGAPVPLASSLMDAIDPARFIARAARAASRTAAD, encoded by the coding sequence ATGAAGACCCAAGCCATCGTCGAAGCGCAGATCGACTTCGACCATCCCGGCCACGACGGCCTGGCCTGGGCGCCGGGCTTCCAGGACGTCTACCACGCCCGCGACGGCGCCTTCGCCCAGGCGCGGCACGTCTTCCTGCGGGGCAATGGCCTGCCCGGGCGCTGGCAGGGCCGTGGCCGCTTCGCCATCCTGGAAACCGGCTTCGGCCTGGGCAACAACTTCCTGGCCACCTGGGCCGCCTGGCGTGACGACCCGCAGCGCTGCGAGCGCCTGGTCTTCGTGTCGATGGAGAAGCACCCGCCCCGGCGCGAGGACCTGGCCCGCGCCCATGCCACCAGCCCGGCCCCCGCGCTGGCGGCCCAACTGCTGGCCCAATGGCCGCCGGCCACGCCGGACCTGCATGTGCTGGACTTCGAGGGCGGCCGGGTGCGCCTGCTGCTGGCCCTGGGCGATGTGGCCACCTGGTGGCCCGAGCTGAGCGGCCAGATCGACGCCTGCTACCTGGACGGCTTCGCCCCCGCGCAGAACCCGGCCATGTGGGACGCCCACCTGCTGCGCCACGCCACCCGTCTGGGCGCCCCGGACCTCACCGCCGCCACCTGGAGCATCGCCCGCGTGGTGCGCGACGGCCTGCAGGGCGCCGGCTTCGCCCTGGAGCGGGCGCCCGGCTTCGGCAGCAAGCGCGACATGCTGGTGGCCCGCCGCCACCCCTTGCCGGCCCAGGCCCTGGCGCGCGGTATCCCGCCGGGCCGCCAGGCGGCCCCGCAGGCCCGCACTGCCCTGGTCATCGGCGCCGGCCTGGCCGGGGCCGCCGCCGCCCGGGCCCTGGCCGCGCAGGGCCTGTCGGTGACCGTGCTGGAGCGCCACGTCGCCCCCGCCCAGGAAACCTCGGGCAACCGGGCCGGCCTGTTCCACGGCGTGGCTCACGCCCACGATGGCGCCCACGCCCAGCTGCTGCGCGCGGCCGCCCTGCGCGCGCACCAGCTCATCGCCCCCCTGGTGGCCAGCGGCCAGGTGGCGGGCAACCCGAACGGCCTGTGGCGCGGCGGTGGCGAACCGGCCGACTGGGCCCAGTTGCAGGCGGCCGTGCAGGCCCAGGGGCTGCCCGCCGCCTACCTGCGGCCGCTCTCCCGCGACGAGGCGGTCGAACCGTTGGGCCTGGCCCCGGCAGGCCCCGGCTGGTGGTACCCGCAAGGCGGCTGGGCCTGTCCGGCCGATCTGGTGCGGGCCTGGCTGGACAGCCCTGGCGTGAGGGTGCTCGGCCAGCAGGATGTGCAAGCCCTCGCCCCGCGCGAAGGCGGCGGCTGGCGGGCCCTGTGCGCCGCCGAGGCGAACGGCCCCGGCGCCATGCTGGCCGAAGCCGATGTGGTGGTGGTGGCCGGGGCGGCCGACGGGCTGGCCCTGCTGCGCCCCTGGACCGGGGTGGATGACTGGCCCCGGGTGCGCAGCCGCGGCCAAGTCAGCTGCCTGTCGGCCGAACTGGCGGCCGCGCTGCAACTGCCCGCGCCGCGGCACCCGCTGGCCAGCGGCGGCTACGGCATCGGCCTGCCGCCCGAGGCCGGCGGCGGCCTGCTGTGCGGCGCCACCAGCCAGCCCGGCGACGAGGACCCGGCCCTGCGCCTGAGCGACCATCTGAGCAATGTGGGGCAGTGGGACCGTCTGCTGGGTCGCAGCCCGGACGCCGGAGAGCAAGCCCGGCGCGAGGCCCTGCTGGCCACGGCCATGGCACAAGGCGCGCTGACCGGCCGCGTTGGTTGGCGCCTGGCCTGCGACGACCGGCTGCCCCTGGTCGGCCCGGTGCCGCTGCCGGCGGCCCAGCGGACAGGCCTCACACGGCAGGAGCAGCCCCGCAGGGTGCCGCGGGTGCCGGGCCTTTATGTGCTGAGCGCCCTGGGCTCGCGCGGCATCACGCTGGCGCCTCTGCTGGGCGAGGTGCTGGCCGCCTGGATCACCGGCGCCCCGGTGCCGCTGGCGTCCAGCCTGATGGATGCGATCGACCCGGCGCGCTTCATCGCGCGGGCGGCACGGGCCGCCAGCCGCACGGCGGCCGACTGA
- the efp gene encoding elongation factor P, with translation MKLAQEIRAGNVIMQGKDPMVVLKTEYSRGGRGAATVRMKMKNLLNGSGAEVVFKADDKMEQVILETKECTYTYFADPMYVFMDSDYNQFEVEAENMGDAISYLEDNMPVEVVFYDGKAISVELPTSVVREIETEPAVKGDTSGKVLKPARLKGTGFEISVPLFVENGDKIEIDTRTHEYRKRV, from the coding sequence ATGAAGCTCGCTCAAGAAATCCGCGCCGGCAACGTCATCATGCAGGGCAAGGACCCGATGGTCGTCCTGAAGACCGAATACAGCCGTGGCGGCCGCGGTGCCGCCACCGTGCGCATGAAGATGAAGAACCTGCTCAACGGCTCCGGTGCCGAAGTCGTCTTCAAGGCCGACGACAAGATGGAGCAGGTCATCCTCGAGACCAAGGAATGCACCTACACCTACTTCGCTGACCCGATGTACGTGTTCATGGACTCCGACTACAACCAGTTCGAGGTGGAAGCCGAGAACATGGGCGACGCCATCAGCTACCTGGAAGACAACATGCCGGTGGAAGTGGTGTTCTACGACGGCAAGGCCATCTCGGTCGAACTGCCCACCAGCGTCGTGCGCGAAATCGAAACCGAGCCGGCCGTCAAGGGCGACACCTCGGGCAAGGTCCTGAAACCCGCCCGCCTGAAGGGCACCGGCTTCGAGATCTCCGTGCCGCTGTTCGTGGAAAACGGCGACAAGATCGAAATCGACACCCGCACTCACGAATACCGCAAGCGCGTCTGA
- the rpiA gene encoding ribose-5-phosphate isomerase RpiA → MTQDELKALVGQAALAHVVPGAIVGVGTGSTVNCFIDALATMKDRIRGAVSSSVKSTERLQALGIPVLDSNTVESIPVYIDGADEIDHQGFMIKGGGAALTREKIVADLADRFVCIADESKLVDVLGAFPLPVEVIPMAAAQVMRRFASVYGGQASVRAGVTTDNGNIIVDVRGLKISDPLAMEAEVNQWPGVVTVGIFGRHKAKVCLLGTSQGVRTLDF, encoded by the coding sequence ATGACGCAAGACGAACTGAAGGCCCTGGTCGGGCAGGCGGCGCTGGCCCATGTGGTGCCTGGCGCCATCGTGGGCGTGGGCACCGGCTCCACCGTCAACTGCTTCATCGACGCCCTGGCGACGATGAAGGACCGGATCCGCGGCGCGGTGTCCAGTTCGGTCAAGAGCACCGAGCGCCTGCAGGCCCTTGGCATTCCGGTGCTGGATTCGAACACTGTCGAGTCGATTCCGGTCTACATCGACGGCGCCGACGAGATCGACCACCAGGGCTTCATGATCAAGGGCGGCGGCGCGGCGCTGACGCGCGAGAAGATCGTCGCCGACCTGGCCGATCGCTTCGTCTGCATTGCCGACGAATCGAAGCTGGTGGACGTGCTGGGCGCCTTCCCGCTGCCGGTGGAGGTGATCCCGATGGCGGCGGCCCAGGTGATGCGCCGCTTCGCCAGCGTCTACGGCGGCCAGGCCAGCGTGCGTGCCGGCGTGACCACCGACAACGGCAACATCATCGTCGACGTGCGGGGCCTGAAGATCAGCGACCCGCTGGCGATGGAGGCCGAGGTCAACCAGTGGCCCGGCGTGGTCACTGTCGGCATCTTCGGCCGCCACAAGGCCAAGGTCTGCCTGCTGGGCACGTCCCAGGGCGTGCGCACGCTGGACTTCTGA
- a CDS encoding quinone-dependent dihydroorotate dehydrogenase: MSLIPYALSRTALFSLDAETAHEVTIDTLARLQNTPAQCLWAQKRVDDPVTVAGLRFPNRIGLAAGLDKNGRAIDGFGAMGFGFVEVGTVTPKAQPGNPKPRMFRLPSAEALINRMGFNNDGLDAFVANVQRSRSFRKKGGILGLNIGKNAVTPIENAVDDYLIALAGVYPHADYVTVNISSPNTKNLRSLQSDEALDALLGALTARQRELMAQHQRRVPLFLKIAPDLDEAQIAVIAATLQKHHLDGVIATNTTLSREAVKGLRHAEETGGLSGRPVQEASNKVIRALRSHLGPNFPIIGAGGVMSGADACAKLAAGADLVQVYTGLIYRGPALVPEAAQAMAAQA; this comes from the coding sequence ATGTCCCTGATTCCCTACGCCCTCTCCCGCACCGCCCTGTTCAGTCTGGATGCGGAAACCGCCCACGAAGTGACCATCGACACCCTGGCCCGGCTGCAGAACACGCCGGCCCAGTGCCTGTGGGCGCAGAAGCGGGTGGACGACCCGGTGACGGTGGCCGGTCTGCGCTTTCCCAACCGCATCGGCCTGGCCGCGGGCCTGGACAAGAACGGCCGCGCCATTGACGGCTTCGGCGCGATGGGCTTCGGCTTCGTCGAAGTGGGCACCGTCACGCCCAAGGCGCAGCCCGGCAACCCCAAGCCGCGCATGTTCCGCCTGCCCTCGGCCGAGGCGCTGATCAACCGCATGGGCTTCAACAACGACGGGCTGGACGCCTTCGTGGCCAACGTGCAGCGCTCGCGCAGCTTCCGCAAGAAGGGCGGCATCCTGGGCCTGAACATCGGCAAGAACGCGGTCACCCCCATCGAGAACGCGGTGGACGACTACCTGATCGCGCTGGCCGGGGTCTATCCGCACGCCGATTACGTCACGGTCAACATCTCCAGCCCCAACACCAAGAACCTGCGCTCACTGCAGAGCGATGAGGCGCTGGACGCCCTGCTGGGTGCACTGACGGCCCGCCAGCGCGAGCTGATGGCCCAGCACCAGCGCCGGGTGCCGCTGTTCCTGAAGATCGCGCCGGACCTGGACGAGGCGCAGATCGCCGTCATCGCCGCGACGCTGCAAAAGCACCACCTGGATGGCGTGATCGCCACCAACACCACGCTCAGCCGCGAGGCGGTCAAGGGCCTGCGCCATGCCGAGGAAACCGGCGGCCTGTCCGGGCGGCCGGTGCAGGAAGCGAGCAACAAGGTGATCCGCGCGCTGCGCAGTCACCTGGGCCCGAACTTCCCCATCATCGGTGCCGGTGGCGTGATGAGCGGTGCCGACGCCTGCGCCAAGCTTGCCGCCGGCGCGGACCTGGTGCAGGTCTACACCGGCCTCATCTACCGCGGGCCGGCCCTGGTGCCCGAAGCGGCCCAGGCCATGGCGGCCCAGGCCTGA